TTTAAAAGGTAGTTAATCATTTGCCAGGTGAACATTCGAACCTCTTCTGCCGATCTCGGCCCATATGGACAGCGGGCAGTATCTCCGATGTAAATCATGGGCTCTTTCGGTAGTTGACGGGAAATCTCCTTGGCTACGGTCAATCCCCCGATCCCTGAGTCAATAATTCCGATGGGTGTATTCAATGTTTTTCTCTCCTAATGATCCTTTTCCATTTCCGCATGTAGAAACGCCAAGGCCTGTTACGGTTGCCGCTTTTGGATCACTGCCCGAATAATATCTTTTCCGTAATCCAAGATATGCACGTGAACGACTCTGCGATCATGTTGGTCTTTTTCCTATTGTACTATTCCATTGGATTCCAATCGTTCCACAAGGGCCGTGGTTGTGGTGAACTTCTCGTAAATAAGACGTGCATCTGATCATGCAGTCAAAAAGCCTCCCGCTATTGACGCCTATTTAGGGTACGAATGGACCATTTCTTTCACTTCATCTGCTGTACCACAGAGCAACGCGCGTTCAGCCAACGCCCGTGCATCTTTTGAATGGAACGTTCGTATAAGACTTCGGGCCGGTAAGATAGAGGCAGCACTCATGCTGAATTCATCCAAACCCATTCCTACTAATAGCGGAATTGCCGTCTCCTCACCAGCCATTTCCCCGCACATCCCTGTCCATTTTCCTTCTGCGTGAGAAGCTTCGATTACATTTTTTATTAATTGTAAAACGGCAGGGTGATAGGGCTGATAGAGAGGAGACACACGCTCGTTCGTACGGTCGGCAGCCAACGTGTATTGCACCAAATCATTCGTTCCGATGCTAAAAAAATCTACTTCTTTTGCAAATGAAGTAGCCGCAACGGCAGTAGAAGGGGTTTCCACCATGATGCCGACGGACACCCGTTCATCAATGGAATGCCCTTCATCGGTTAATCGTTTCTTTTCTTCTTCAACTAGTGTTTTGGCCTCGCGCAATTCTTCCAATGTCGCTACCATCGGAAACATAATTTTCAAATTTCCGTAATGACTTGCTCGTAGCAATGCACGCAACTGGGTGCGGAACATATCTGTTTTTTCCAGACATAATCGAATAGCCCGAAATCCAAGTAAGGGATTTAACTCTTCAGGAAGATCAAGATACGGGAGTTTTTTGTCCCCTCCGACATCCAGCGTACGGATGAGGACAGGGGCGCCGTTCATTTGTTCAACAACCGTTCGATAGGCGTCAAACTGTTCCTCCTCTTCCGGAAAACGATTCCGCCCCATATAAAGAAACTCTGTGCGGTATAAACCAATTCCATCCGCGTCGTTTTCAAGCACCCCTTTTATATCATCGGGCACCCCGATATTGGCGGACAGTTCCACAGTAGCTCCATCTTCGGTGACAGACGGGAGGCCGATCAACCTCTTCTGCTTTGCGTTTTCCGCCGAAAGCACTCGTTGCCGTTCCCGAAATATGTTCAACGTCGATTCATCCGGATTAATGACAACTTCTCCATTTGTGCCGTCTACAATAATCAAATCGCCATTCTTTACGATGGATGTGATAGCTTCAGTCCCCACAACCGCAGGAATTTCCAATGATCGTGCCATGATCGCGGAATGGGATGTTCTCCCTCCGATATTCGTCACAAAGCCGAGCGTATACTGCCGATCCAGTTGCGCGATATCTGACGGTGTTAAATCATGGGAGATAACAATTGTTTCTTCATCTATAGCGGAAAGGCTCGTATTTTCCACTTCTGCCAAATGCAAAAGCAAACGTTGGGAAACGTCTTTAATATCCGTGACTCTTGCCTGCATATACGTGTTTCCCATGTCTTCAAACATTTTTATGTACATAGTGGAAACCTCTTGGAGGGCAAACGAGGCATTGACGCCGTCCTCTTTTATTTTAGATTCGACAGCATCGATCACTTCGGGATCTTCCAGTACGAGTATATGAGCGGAAAAAATTTCAGCATTTTCCTCGCCTTGTTGAACGAACGCTTTTTTTCGAATGGTTTCCAGTTCTCTTTTTGCCTTCTTTTGCGCTTTTTGAAATCGCGAAATTTCCCGTTTAACGTCTGATACGGCTCTCTC
The Salicibibacter kimchii DNA segment above includes these coding regions:
- the ptsP gene encoding phosphoenolpyruvate--protein phosphotransferase — its product is MAEQLKGIAASNGVAIAYAFLLEQPALNVQERAVSDVKREISRFQKAQKKAKRELETIRKKAFVQQGEENAEIFSAHILVLEDPEVIDAVESKIKEDGVNASFALQEVSTMYIKMFEDMGNTYMQARVTDIKDVSQRLLLHLAEVENTSLSAIDEETIVISHDLTPSDIAQLDRQYTLGFVTNIGGRTSHSAIMARSLEIPAVVGTEAITSIVKNGDLIIVDGTNGEVVINPDESTLNIFRERQRVLSAENAKQKRLIGLPSVTEDGATVELSANIGVPDDIKGVLENDADGIGLYRTEFLYMGRNRFPEEEEQFDAYRTVVEQMNGAPVLIRTLDVGGDKKLPYLDLPEELNPLLGFRAIRLCLEKTDMFRTQLRALLRASHYGNLKIMFPMVATLEELREAKTLVEEEKKRLTDEGHSIDERVSVGIMVETPSTAVAATSFAKEVDFFSIGTNDLVQYTLAADRTNERVSPLYQPYHPAVLQLIKNVIEASHAEGKWTGMCGEMAGEETAIPLLVGMGLDEFSMSAASILPARSLIRTFHSKDARALAERALLCGTADEVKEMVHSYPK